A single window of Psychrobacter raelei DNA harbors:
- the ccmA gene encoding heme ABC exporter ATP-binding protein CcmA, with translation MHPTTSTHSAHINASDSSSTPVLVLQDLTVQRGDFPLCEGVMLQLYTGDICHLIGANGTGKTTLLMQLAGLLPLLEGKVLYQGQNSLPIAPVYVSHQLGIHPSLTVKQNLSFLLNLYGIEPSNAQIEAALDWVGLSGFENMGSNQLSAGQTRRVTLARLYLMTPQHTPLWLLDEPFTALDVAMVARLQQQLNSFVNAGGAVLMTSHQPVEVANKQLDLSGYLPSYSGSDDLDSDDNFASYAYDDDHYDPNNQGTL, from the coding sequence ATGCACCCCACAACCTCGACACATTCAGCTCACATAAATGCCTCTGATAGCTCCTCTACGCCGGTGCTGGTCTTACAAGACCTTACCGTACAGCGTGGCGACTTTCCACTGTGTGAAGGGGTGATGCTGCAGCTGTATACTGGCGATATTTGCCATCTTATTGGTGCCAACGGTACCGGCAAAACCACGCTATTGATGCAATTGGCCGGACTATTACCGCTGCTTGAAGGCAAGGTGCTGTATCAAGGCCAAAACAGCTTACCGATAGCGCCTGTCTATGTTTCGCATCAATTGGGTATCCATCCAAGCCTCACCGTTAAGCAAAACCTTAGTTTTTTATTGAACCTGTATGGTATTGAGCCAAGCAATGCTCAAATTGAAGCAGCACTGGACTGGGTCGGACTGTCAGGGTTTGAGAACATGGGCAGCAATCAGCTCTCAGCGGGTCAAACCCGCCGTGTTACCTTGGCGCGTTTGTACCTGATGACGCCACAGCACACGCCTTTGTGGCTATTAGATGAGCCGTTTACGGCATTGGATGTGGCCATGGTGGCACGGTTGCAGCAGCAATTAAACAGTTTTGTGAACGCAGGCGGCGCGGTATTAATGACCAGTCACCAGCCGGTAGAGGTCGCCAATAAGCAGCTGGATTTATCTGGTTACCTGCCCTCTTATTCAGGCAGTGATGATTTAGACAGTGATGACAATTTTGCGTCATATGCTTATGATGACGATCACTATGACCCTAATAATCAGGGAACACTATGA
- a CDS encoding heme exporter protein CcmB, producing MSHDPLNPNQATSVGISTARLWRREWQVKQQGAVQWLYPLVLFLVIITLFPLAVGSEPQLLHRLGVPAVWIAALLSLVMGVDDLFKPAMDNGTLAQLIVSKTSLPLWVLIRLSIHWIFSSGFVALLSLLAILLFGLSWGEAGALLASIVVGSPMLLMLSAIASSLTLSLKNGAVLVPLIALPMQLPVLIFATGAVDLYATGLNGLPILALLAAGSILSILITPWVIAMTLKMAWLN from the coding sequence ATGAGCCACGACCCATTAAACCCAAACCAAGCAACTTCTGTCGGTATCAGCACTGCTCGACTATGGCGCCGTGAATGGCAGGTCAAGCAGCAAGGCGCCGTTCAATGGCTGTATCCTTTGGTGTTGTTTTTGGTGATTATCACCTTATTTCCACTGGCAGTCGGCAGCGAGCCACAATTACTGCACCGACTAGGCGTGCCGGCTGTATGGATAGCGGCTCTGCTGTCGTTGGTGATGGGCGTAGATGATTTGTTTAAGCCGGCAATGGACAATGGTACCTTAGCACAGCTGATTGTCTCTAAGACCTCATTACCGCTTTGGGTGCTTATTCGTCTTAGCATTCACTGGATATTTAGCAGCGGCTTTGTGGCACTTTTAAGTCTACTGGCCATACTGTTATTTGGATTATCTTGGGGAGAAGCGGGCGCACTTTTGGCCTCTATTGTCGTGGGTAGCCCCATGCTACTTATGCTATCGGCCATCGCCAGCAGCCTGACCTTATCTTTAAAAAATGGCGCAGTTTTGGTGCCTTTAATTGCCTTGCCGATGCAGTTGCCGGTGCTGATATTTGCCACAGGAGCGGTTGACTTGTACGCAACAGGCCTCAATGGTCTGCCCATATTGGCCTTATTGGCAGCCGGTAGTATCTTATCGATCCTCATTACACCTTGGGTGATTGCTATGACTCTGAAGATGGCATGGCTTAACTGA
- a CDS encoding heme ABC transporter permease codes for MPNANLSPQNPGFFSRLWQGFLATVGTREFFRIFTPWVKWLAALATIMLVVGSVWGLAFAPPDYLQGNSYRIIFIHVPAAGIALSIYFALAVLGVIFLVWRIKTANLVAQAIAPIGFMLCVLSLITGSIWAKPTWGTFWVWDARLTSMLILAFLYAGVMALFAAFEHSPNRGKAAAILSIVGAVNLPIIKYSVNWWNTLHQGSTITLTEAPKMSLDMLAPLLLMIIGSYLLVAALAIYRTNTLILRRDQNKAWVKEYVRDAK; via the coding sequence ATGCCAAACGCTAATTTATCACCTCAAAACCCGGGCTTTTTTTCACGCCTATGGCAGGGCTTTTTGGCCACTGTTGGTACCCGTGAATTCTTTCGTATCTTCACGCCTTGGGTAAAGTGGCTGGCGGCATTGGCCACTATTATGTTGGTAGTCGGCAGTGTTTGGGGGCTGGCCTTTGCGCCACCTGATTATCTACAAGGCAACAGCTATCGCATTATTTTTATCCATGTGCCTGCTGCCGGTATCGCCTTATCTATTTATTTTGCGCTTGCGGTACTGGGCGTGATATTTTTGGTGTGGCGTATTAAGACCGCCAACCTAGTGGCTCAAGCAATCGCCCCCATCGGATTTATGCTGTGTGTTTTAAGTTTAATAACAGGATCAATTTGGGCCAAGCCGACCTGGGGTACTTTTTGGGTATGGGATGCTCGCCTGACCTCGATGCTGATTTTAGCGTTTTTATACGCAGGTGTGATGGCGCTATTTGCCGCCTTTGAGCATTCACCAAACCGCGGTAAAGCTGCTGCTATTTTATCGATTGTGGGCGCAGTTAACCTGCCCATTATCAAGTACTCAGTAAACTGGTGGAACACCCTACACCAAGGCTCTACCATTACCCTCACTGAAGCACCAAAGATGTCATTAGATATGTTGGCGCCTTTACTATTGATGATTATTGGTAGCTACCTGTTGGTGGCCGCCTTAGCCATTTATCGCACCAACACCCTTATCCTACGCCGCGATCAAAATAAGGCTTGGGTCAAAGAATATGTGCGTGACGCCAAATAA
- the ccmD gene encoding heme exporter protein CcmD, which translates to MQPYFYSFQEFLAMGKHGMYVWSTWGLTLIVVLGFVLYSVHQRRQLVKDLKIQHTRQQQRKQAQRRP; encoded by the coding sequence ATGCAGCCGTATTTTTATAGCTTTCAAGAGTTTTTGGCCATGGGTAAGCATGGTATGTATGTCTGGAGCACTTGGGGTCTTACCTTAATTGTGGTACTGGGCTTTGTCTTATATAGTGTGCACCAACGTCGCCAACTGGTCAAAGATCTAAAAATCCAGCATACCCGTCAACAGCAGCGCAAGCAAGCTCAGCGCCGCCCGTAA
- the ccmE gene encoding cytochrome c maturation protein CcmE, with the protein MNAVRRKKLIWVAATLAGAIIAVLLVIYAIGQQTDYYFDPTAIAAGDAPQNKRIRAGGMVVKDSVRRDPNDDLKVQFEITDFNATVPVSYQGILPDLFAENSGVVATGEMQGKVFVASEVLAKHDENYMPPEVAASLKEDHAAKGVTPTSEQFSPAIPVKQTAGEGNHTTSTLQE; encoded by the coding sequence ATGAATGCTGTACGTCGTAAAAAACTGATATGGGTCGCGGCTACTTTAGCAGGCGCTATTATTGCCGTGCTATTGGTCATCTACGCCATTGGGCAGCAGACTGACTATTACTTTGACCCGACTGCTATTGCTGCTGGGGACGCACCTCAGAATAAACGCATTCGTGCAGGCGGTATGGTGGTGAAAGACAGTGTGCGTCGTGACCCTAACGATGACTTGAAAGTACAGTTTGAGATCACTGACTTTAATGCCACCGTGCCTGTCAGCTATCAGGGCATCTTACCGGATTTATTTGCAGAAAACTCCGGCGTTGTTGCCACAGGAGAGATGCAAGGCAAGGTGTTCGTTGCCAGCGAAGTATTGGCCAAGCACGATGAGAACTATATGCCTCCTGAAGTTGCCGCCTCGTTAAAAGAAGACCATGCTGCCAAAGGGGTTACGCCCACCTCAGAGCAGTTTAGTCCCGCCATTCCAGTCAAACAAACAGCGGGCGAAGGTAACCACACCACAAGCACCCTACAAGAGTAA
- a CDS encoding UPF0104 family protein gives MSINLKTVINPKAILLRGVLFLLALVIFVLAIKTLYTITHSISLSEIFLAIEQIPNLDIFWALLVVAFGYLVLTLYDTIAFKHMNIALPFKKVAFTSFTAYAIGHTIGLAILSASGVRFRMYGVNKIRPENIANVVWLVSMAFTFGITTLVSLSLAFNPEATVTMMNQLDLQLAEVSIDIPEFLRNASVIRGLGLGLLAMVAGLIAWSGRQGRHIQVKGWRFDLPPATMMIKQIIISIVDLASVAFVLYLLLPHDAGVGYFTVFSAFIQSMILAILSHVPGGLGVFELTMMASLPTVDKTYLLAVLLVFRLLYYLLPFFLAVLFFIGHEVWLRWLRQD, from the coding sequence ATGTCTATTAATCTAAAAACCGTCATAAATCCAAAAGCCATCTTGCTTAGAGGTGTGCTTTTTTTATTGGCATTGGTTATATTCGTACTTGCCATAAAAACCCTATACACCATCACCCACAGCATTAGCCTCTCCGAGATTTTTTTAGCCATTGAACAAATCCCCAATTTAGATATCTTTTGGGCATTATTGGTGGTTGCCTTTGGCTATTTGGTGCTTACTCTATATGACACCATCGCCTTTAAACACATGAATATCGCTCTACCGTTTAAAAAGGTGGCGTTTACCTCGTTTACGGCTTATGCGATCGGTCACACCATAGGGCTGGCCATTTTGTCCGCCTCTGGTGTTCGTTTTAGGATGTATGGGGTCAATAAGATACGCCCTGAAAATATCGCCAATGTGGTGTGGTTGGTATCCATGGCTTTTACCTTTGGTATTACTACCTTGGTATCTTTGTCCTTGGCATTTAACCCAGAAGCCACGGTCACTATGATGAATCAGCTCGACTTGCAGTTGGCAGAAGTCTCTATTGATATCCCTGAGTTTTTGCGCAATGCGTCGGTGATTCGTGGTTTGGGCTTGGGCCTACTTGCCATGGTAGCTGGTCTAATAGCTTGGTCGGGCAGACAAGGCCGCCATATTCAGGTAAAAGGTTGGCGCTTTGATTTACCGCCTGCGACGATGATGATTAAGCAGATTATCATCTCTATTGTGGACTTAGCCAGTGTGGCTTTTGTGCTGTATTTATTATTGCCGCATGATGCTGGTGTTGGCTATTTCACCGTGTTTTCAGCTTTTATCCAGTCGATGATTTTGGCAATCTTAAGTCATGTGCCGGGTGGACTTGGTGTTTTTGAATTGACCATGATGGCCTCCTTGCCCACAGTCGATAAGACCTATCTACTGGCCGTATTGCTGGTGTTTAGACTGCTGTATTACCTTCTGCCATTTTTCTTAGCAGTGCTGTTCTTTATTGGCCATGAAGTTTGGCTACGCTGGTTACGCCAAGATTAA
- a CDS encoding cold-shock protein: protein MSDTIKGTVKWFNEAKGFGFIAPETGPDVFAHYSEIASSGFKTLAEGQEVEFTVTQGAKGPQAHGITAI from the coding sequence ATGTCAGATACTATCAAAGGTACAGTAAAGTGGTTTAACGAAGCTAAAGGTTTTGGCTTTATCGCTCCAGAAACTGGTCCAGACGTTTTTGCTCATTACAGCGAAATCGCAAGCTCAGGTTTCAAAACCTTAGCTGAAGGCCAAGAAGTTGAGTTCACCGTAACTCAAGGTGCTAAAGGCCCACAAGCCCACGGTATCACAGCTATCTAA
- a CDS encoding universal stress protein, which yields MSYKHILLVTDLRSDADVVAQKAKYIHSRQQDAQLSVLHIIKDTMVGFGYEMVPAASLYDEIDDERCKNARGDLIEFLKRNGLDCKSQEVTTAISNSEGIINYCHKNDVDLVIIGRHERHGISAWINGATVDAILPNVSCDVLVVRLEKPVK from the coding sequence ATGAGCTATAAACATATTTTGCTCGTTACTGACTTACGCTCTGATGCCGACGTTGTTGCCCAAAAAGCCAAATACATTCACTCACGTCAACAAGATGCACAGCTGTCAGTACTACATATTATTAAAGATACGATGGTAGGCTTTGGATATGAAATGGTCCCTGCTGCCAGTCTTTATGATGAGATAGATGATGAGCGCTGCAAAAACGCAAGAGGTGATTTGATTGAGTTTCTCAAGCGAAACGGTCTAGACTGCAAGAGTCAGGAAGTCACCACCGCTATTTCAAATAGCGAGGGTATTATTAACTATTGTCATAAAAACGACGTGGATTTAGTCATTATCGGTCGCCATGAGCGCCATGGTATCTCCGCTTGGATTAACGGCGCGACGGTAGATGCTATTTTGCCCAATGTCTCTTGTGATGTGTTGGTAGTCAGACTAGAAAAGCCGGTAAAATAA
- a CDS encoding YbaN family protein — protein sequence MTEQTKYRHTGRINPSKYAHMRWLYLILGFVFFALGVIGAVLPVMPTAPFILLAAGCWARGSKRFYLWLINHKHMGKYIRDWEERRAVPRRAKWLACIMMSFSSSMLLLTVPEAKAWVAWTVALVCFCVGVYLWRLPDA from the coding sequence ATGACTGAACAAACTAAGTATCGACATACCGGACGCATAAACCCCTCGAAGTATGCCCACATGCGCTGGCTATATCTCATCTTGGGGTTTGTATTTTTTGCACTCGGCGTGATAGGGGCGGTGTTGCCCGTTATGCCCACGGCTCCTTTTATTTTACTCGCAGCAGGGTGCTGGGCTCGCGGATCTAAGCGTTTTTATTTGTGGCTTATTAATCACAAACACATGGGTAAGTACATTCGAGACTGGGAGGAGCGCCGAGCAGTGCCACGCCGAGCAAAATGGCTGGCGTGTATTATGATGAGCTTCTCAAGCAGCATGCTGCTGTTGACAGTACCTGAGGCCAAAGCTTGGGTGGCATGGACGGTGGCCTTGGTTTGCTTTTGTGTCGGCGTCTATCTATGGCGGTTGCCTGACGCCTGA
- a CDS encoding ornithine cyclodeaminase family protein: MQVLNMETVKQQLTMPMAIEAIEQLLIRQTEHPNWVKTPERLVIPTNKDSDTHQQGSHLSMPSVVFDGEQEYAVVKLVTICPDNPQRQKPTTVATITVSDTATGDTLAFMDGIYVTQVRTAALSGVATKYLANPESQTVAVIGTGGMAYEQLNAVLTVCPNIRQVNLWNRSGDKAQQFKAQFIADYPQWAQQGISVKVCESIEAAVAEADVINLATRATQGLFEIEQIKPNAHINAVGAYQPHMKEVSDSVIAACDYVVIDDLEGGKHEAGDLIQADDNADCDWGWDELSGQLMDLVNGKLQLSDEQAKSKLSLFKSVGAASFDAAVALKIAQLAKRDGLGQAVAL, translated from the coding sequence ATGCAAGTATTAAACATGGAAACCGTTAAGCAGCAGCTGACTATGCCCATGGCAATTGAGGCCATTGAACAGCTACTCATCCGTCAGACTGAGCACCCAAATTGGGTCAAGACGCCCGAGCGCTTGGTCATTCCCACCAATAAAGATTCAGACACGCATCAGCAAGGCTCGCACTTATCCATGCCCTCTGTCGTATTCGATGGCGAGCAGGAGTATGCTGTGGTCAAATTGGTCACTATTTGCCCAGACAATCCGCAGCGCCAGAAGCCAACTACTGTGGCTACCATTACCGTATCAGATACTGCGACAGGGGATACCTTGGCATTTATGGATGGCATCTATGTCACTCAAGTTCGTACGGCGGCTTTGTCTGGGGTTGCCACTAAGTACTTGGCCAATCCTGAGAGCCAAACTGTGGCTGTCATTGGCACCGGCGGCATGGCCTATGAACAGCTTAATGCGGTGTTAACCGTATGTCCTAATATTCGCCAAGTGAACTTATGGAACCGCAGTGGTGATAAAGCCCAGCAGTTTAAAGCACAGTTTATTGCTGATTACCCACAGTGGGCCCAGCAAGGTATCAGCGTTAAGGTATGTGAGTCTATTGAAGCGGCTGTGGCAGAGGCGGATGTGATTAATTTGGCCACACGGGCCACCCAAGGGCTGTTTGAAATCGAGCAGATTAAACCCAATGCGCATATTAATGCGGTCGGTGCTTATCAGCCGCATATGAAAGAGGTGAGTGATTCGGTAATTGCCGCTTGTGACTATGTGGTAATCGATGATCTAGAGGGCGGTAAGCATGAAGCGGGTGACCTAATTCAGGCCGATGACAATGCTGACTGCGATTGGGGCTGGGATGAGCTAAGTGGCCAGCTAATGGACTTGGTCAATGGTAAATTACAGCTAAGCGATGAGCAGGCGAAGAGCAAGCTCAGCTTATTTAAATCTGTGGGGGCTGCAAGTTTTGATGCAGCTGTGGCACTCAAGATTGCCCAATTGGCGAAGCGTGATGGGCTTGGACAGGCTGTAGCGCTATAA
- the brnQ gene encoding branched-chain amino acid transport system II carrier protein, which yields MDKDHAVNPSSSASNPLFLGFMLLSFFFGAGNLIFPPMLGMNAGLNFTPAVIGFIVTAIALPMLSLIAIAKSSGGLLGLGCRVHPVFAYVFAILIYLSIGAMYGIPRAANVGYEMGFRHFINLPEGISLITYVVVFFSVCYLCALKSGRLVDIIGKVLTPVLLGVIALLCGLAFMHLTPSVHAPSEQFNSNPLSAGIIEGYFTLDALAGLAFGTVLANAIMGSTKAAGQAPLAPQQLVKVMIQSSLVAGLFLGLIYFGLAWIGRGMYRPEGYENGAVLLSSAATQLMGNAGNVAFGMIVILACLTTCIGLINACSSFANQVYPKIGYGVYVLIFTVLGALFSNLGLDSILAIAVPIMVFLYPISIALVLLSLIHPMIAKHPLTYVFGVGTATLFAFNDMLSNLVSSPLPWHSLIEKLPMAELGLGWIVPTILMALLGFVIKRSDQAI from the coding sequence ATGGACAAAGATCACGCAGTCAACCCCTCTTCCTCAGCCAGCAATCCCTTATTCTTAGGGTTTATGCTGTTGTCCTTCTTTTTTGGTGCCGGTAATTTAATTTTTCCGCCTATGTTGGGGATGAATGCTGGGCTTAACTTTACGCCTGCGGTCATCGGTTTTATCGTTACTGCCATTGCACTACCAATGCTCAGCCTCATTGCCATTGCCAAGTCTAGTGGAGGGTTGTTGGGTTTGGGGTGCCGAGTGCATCCGGTATTTGCTTATGTTTTTGCCATCTTAATTTATCTGTCTATTGGTGCGATGTACGGTATTCCGCGCGCTGCTAACGTGGGTTATGAGATGGGCTTTCGCCACTTTATAAACTTGCCAGAGGGCATAAGTCTGATTACTTATGTGGTGGTGTTTTTTAGCGTGTGTTATTTATGCGCCCTTAAATCAGGTCGCTTGGTGGATATCATTGGTAAGGTATTGACGCCGGTACTGCTCGGGGTGATTGCACTGCTTTGCGGTCTGGCTTTTATGCATCTGACGCCAAGCGTGCATGCGCCCTCAGAGCAATTTAACAGCAATCCTCTGTCAGCGGGCATTATCGAGGGCTATTTTACGTTGGATGCGCTGGCAGGCCTGGCCTTTGGTACGGTATTGGCCAATGCCATTATGGGCTCGACTAAGGCGGCGGGTCAGGCACCTTTGGCGCCCCAGCAGTTGGTTAAAGTAATGATTCAGTCCTCATTGGTGGCGGGTCTATTTTTGGGTCTGATTTACTTTGGCCTGGCTTGGATTGGCCGTGGTATGTATCGTCCTGAGGGCTATGAAAATGGAGCGGTGCTGCTATCGAGTGCTGCCACGCAACTGATGGGCAATGCTGGGAACGTGGCCTTTGGTATGATTGTTATTTTGGCCTGTTTAACCACCTGTATTGGCTTAATTAATGCCTGTTCAAGCTTTGCCAATCAAGTCTATCCTAAGATTGGTTATGGCGTTTATGTGCTCATCTTCACTGTGCTGGGTGCTTTGTTCTCAAATCTTGGACTAGACAGCATCTTGGCCATAGCGGTGCCCATTATGGTATTTTTATATCCCATTAGTATCGCCTTAGTTCTGTTGTCTTTGATACATCCTATGATTGCCAAGCATCCTTTGACCTATGTGTTCGGTGTAGGAACAGCCACCTTGTTCGCCTTTAATGACATGCTGAGCAATTTGGTGAGCAGCCCACTGCCTTGGCACAGCTTAATTGAGAAGCTGCCTATGGCTGAGCTGGGCTTAGGCTGGATAGTACCGACCATTTTAATGGCACTGCTGGGTTTTGTTATCAAACGATCTGATCAGGCAATATAG
- a CDS encoding peptide MFS transporter, which translates to MMFCQMGFGFSFYGVMIVLTPFFLEKLQYSEADTLMVIGAFGAVGTLFSIAGGVIGDKFLGAYRSLVVGYVAFTLGYVLLMISAVGVNVPLSLMGIALASYGRGLMSPNYPTLFQTTFASQADFEKVYPINYSVNNLGAFLGQYVFPFLTLIIGYKGNFMLSAIMAGLGVLSLLLIRKPLVTHADEIDKTPVSVQSWLKFFGLSALMIAVVFYMFSDMDIGQYIVYAISAAAIGYFVVLMLKAARSTALRMGTILIMVLLSIAFFVYYGQMMTSMNIVAINTMRGDLFGIIPIQPEGSLVMNPLWCAVAGPVIAFITNRLEKRDIFLSTPVKVGVAFILTTIAFAILTVSLLHIGPDTILRPEIFLLVHFFQAFAEVVVGSLVVAYILSVAPKAIASFSVSLFMVAMAVSGIIGAVFSTSIALDKGTKLTQAIAVESYGGFFMTLTIFAVVLTVVAFLSAILIKKMLKAADDWDQQQSQHGQH; encoded by the coding sequence ATGATGTTTTGCCAAATGGGTTTTGGCTTCTCGTTTTATGGGGTAATGATTGTCCTTACTCCGTTTTTCTTAGAAAAATTACAGTACAGTGAAGCTGATACCTTGATGGTTATTGGTGCCTTTGGTGCTGTGGGCACTTTGTTTTCTATTGCTGGCGGCGTTATTGGTGATAAGTTTTTGGGGGCGTACCGCTCCTTGGTGGTGGGCTATGTCGCCTTTACCTTGGGTTATGTGCTGCTTATGATTAGTGCCGTAGGGGTCAATGTGCCGCTAAGTTTAATGGGGATTGCTTTGGCCAGCTATGGCCGCGGGCTGATGTCACCCAATTATCCGACCTTGTTTCAGACCACTTTTGCCTCACAAGCTGACTTTGAAAAAGTATATCCAATTAACTATTCGGTGAATAATTTAGGGGCTTTTTTGGGTCAGTATGTGTTTCCGTTTTTGACGTTGATTATTGGCTATAAAGGTAACTTTATGCTCTCAGCCATTATGGCGGGGCTGGGTGTGTTATCCCTATTATTGATACGCAAACCCTTGGTCACCCATGCTGATGAGATTGATAAAACACCGGTTTCTGTACAAAGCTGGCTAAAGTTTTTTGGGCTTAGTGCATTAATGATTGCCGTTGTATTTTATATGTTTAGTGACATGGATATAGGGCAATACATTGTTTATGCCATCAGTGCTGCAGCGATAGGTTATTTTGTGGTATTGATGCTCAAAGCTGCCCGATCAACGGCGCTGCGTATGGGAACTATCTTGATCATGGTGCTATTGAGTATCGCCTTTTTTGTGTACTACGGGCAGATGATGACCTCAATGAATATCGTGGCGATTAACACCATGCGTGGTGATTTATTTGGCATAATTCCAATTCAGCCAGAAGGCTCGTTGGTTATGAACCCCCTATGGTGTGCAGTGGCAGGTCCTGTGATTGCTTTTATTACCAATCGTTTAGAGAAGCGGGATATCTTCTTAAGCACACCGGTCAAAGTGGGTGTGGCCTTTATTCTAACGACCATAGCTTTCGCTATCTTAACCGTCTCTTTATTGCACATTGGCCCTGATACCATTTTAAGACCAGAGATATTTTTACTGGTACATTTCTTCCAAGCCTTTGCTGAGGTGGTGGTAGGCAGTCTGGTGGTGGCATATATTTTATCAGTTGCGCCCAAGGCCATTGCCAGCTTTTCAGTGAGCCTATTTATGGTGGCTATGGCAGTGAGCGGCATTATTGGGGCGGTGTTTTCAACTTCAATTGCTTTGGATAAAGGGACTAAGCTGACCCAAGCAATAGCGGTAGAGAGTTACGGTGGGTTCTTTATGACGCTTACAATCTTTGCGGTTGTGCTCACTGTGGTGGCTTTTTTATCGGCGATACTGATCAAAAAGATGCTTAAAGCGGCCGATGACTGGGATCAGCAGCAGTCACAACATGGCCAACATTAG